A region of Larus michahellis chromosome 15, bLarMic1.1, whole genome shotgun sequence DNA encodes the following proteins:
- the KCNT1 gene encoding potassium channel subfamily T member 1 isoform X9, with the protein MPFSGEERSLQGIYKPAGPAEGRAAGGAAVCTECYTNRSFVYDDGSAHRLSSPSGCGGGDGGGSRKSGVILDIAALKMTELESEVLPLPPRYRFRDLLLGDQSFQSDDRVQVEFYVNENTFKERLKLFFIKNQRSSLRIRLFNFSLKLLTCLLYIVRVLLDNPEEGIGCWECEKQNYTTFNQSTKINWSHIFWVDRKMPLWAVQVSIALISFLETMLLIYLSYKGNIWEQIFRISFILEMINTVPFIITIFWPPLRNLFIPVFLNCWLAKYALENMINDLHRAIQRTQSAMFNQVLILICTLLCLVFTGTCGIQHLERAGEKLSLFKSFYFCIVTFSTVGYGDVTPKIWPSQLLVVIMICVALVVLPLQFEELVYLWMERQKSGGNYSRHRAQTEKHVVLCVSSLKIDLLMDFLNEFYAHPRLQDYYVVILCPTEMDIQVRRVLQIPLWSQRVIYLQGSALKDQDLMRAKMDNGEACFILSSRNEVDRTAADHQTILRAWAVKDFAPNCPLYVQILKPENKFHVKFADHVVCEEECKYAMLALNCVCPATSTLITLLVHTSRGQEGQESPEQWQRMYGRCSGNEVYHIRMGDSKFFMEYEGKSFTYAAFHAHKKYGVCLIGIRREENKSILLNPGPRHIMAASDTCFYINITKEENSAFIFKQEEKQKKKGFAGRGTYDGPSRLPVHSIIASMVAMDLQNTECRPANSSKLTLPAENGSSNRRPSIAPVLELADTSSLLPCDLLSDQSEDEMTQSDEEGSAVVEYVKGYPPNSPYIGSSPTLCHLLPEKAPFCCLRLDKGCKHNSFEDAKAYGFKNKLIIVSAETAGNGLYNFIVPLRAYYRSRKELNPIVLLLDNKPEHHFLEAICCFPMVYYMEGTIDNLDSLLQCGIIYADNLVVVDKESTMSAEEDYMADAKTIVNVQTMFRLFPSLSIITELTHPSNMRFMQFRAKDSYSLALSKLEKKERENGSNLAFMFRLPFAAGRVFSISMLDTLLYQSFVKDYMITITRLLLGLDTTPGSGYLCAMKITEDDLWIRTYGRLFQKLCSSSAEIPIGIYRTESHMFATSEPHDIRAQISINVEDCEDTKDVKEHWGIKTSHHRNSCSSDQSEHPLLRRKSMQWARRLSRKGNKHSSKTAEWISQQRLSLYRRSERQELSELVKNRMKHLGLPTTGYDEMNDHQNTLSYVLINPPPDTRLELNDIVYLIRSDPLAHVANDGHSRKSSCSNKLGPCNPETRDETQL; encoded by the exons GGTGCAGGTCGAGTTCTACGTGAATGAAAACACCTTCAAGGAGCGTCTGAAGCTCTTCTTCATCAAAAACCAGCGATCGA GCCTGAGGATCCGGCTCTTCAACTTCTCGCTGAAGCTGCTCACCTGCCTCCTGTACATCGTCCGCGTCCTGCTGGACAACCCGGAGGAGGGCATAGGCTG CTGGGAATGCGAAAAGCAGAATTACACCACGTTCAACCAGTCCACGAAGATAAACTG gtCACACATCTTCTGGGTGGATAGAAAAATGCCGCTGTGGGCTGTGCAG GTCAGCATAGCTTTAATCAGCTTTCTGGAGACCATGCTGCTCATCTATCTCAGCTACAAG GGGAACATCTGGGAACAGATCTTTCGCATTTCATTCATCCTTGAGATGATCAACACGGTGCCATTTATTATCACG ATATTCTGGCCTCCTTTGCGGAATTTGTTCATCCCCGTGTTTCTGAACTGCTGGCTTGCCAAGTACGCCCTGGAGAACATGATT aACGACCTGCACCGAGCCATACAAAGGACCCAGTCTGCGATGTTTAACCAGGTGCTCATTCTGATCTGCACCCTCTTGTGTCTCGTTTTCACGGG GACCTGTGGCATCCAGCACTTAGAAAGAGCAGGTGAGAAGCTCTCCCTCTTCAAGTCCTTCTATTTCTGCATCGTCACTTTTTCCACCGTGGGCTACGGAGACGTGACACCAAAGATCTGGCCTTCCCAGCTCCTCGTCGTGATAATGATTTGCGTCGCCCTGGTTGTGCTGCCGCTGCAG TTTGAGGAGCTCGTCTACCTGTGGATGGAGCGGCAGAAGTCGGGGGGCAATTACAGCCGTCACCGTGCCCAGACAGAGAAACACGTTGTCCTTTGTGTCAGCTCCCTCAAGATTGATCTCCTCATGGACTTCCTCAATGAGTTTTACGCCCACCCGCGCCTGCAG GATTACTACGTGGTGATACTTTGCCCGACAGAGATGGACATCCAGGTGCGGCGGGTCCTGCAGATCCCTCTGTGGTCGCAGCGAGTGATCTACCTCCAGGGCTCTGCGCTGAAGGACCAGGACCTCATGAGAGCCAA GATGGACAACGGAGAAGCCTGCTTCATTCTCAGCAGCCGGAACGAGGTGGACCGCACCGCGGCG GACCACCAGACCATCCTGAGAGCCTGGGCTGTGAAAGATTTTGCTCCAAACTGTCCTCTCTACGTTCAGATCCTAAAGCCTGAAAACAAGTTTCACGTGAAGTTCGCCG ATCACGTCGTCTGCGAAGAGGAGTGCAAATACGCCATGCTGGCGTTGAACTGCGTCTGCCCCGCCACCTCCACCCTCATCACGCTGCTGGTGCACACCTCCCGCGGCCA gGAGGGCCAGGAGTCGCCGGAGCAGTGGCAGCGGATGTACGGGCGCTGCTCGGGcaatgaggtctaccacatccgGATGGGCGACAGCAAGTTCTTCATGGAGTACGAGGGGAAGAGCTTCACCTACGCCGCCTTCCACGCGCACAAGAA GTACGGCGTCTGCCTGATCGGCATCCGGAGGGAGGAGAACAAGAGCATCCTGCTGAACCCTGGCCCGCGGCACATCATGGCAGCGTCCGACACCTGCTTCTACATCAACATCACCAAGGAGGAGAACTCCGCCTTCATCTtcaagcaggaggagaagcagaagaagaAGGGCTTTGCGGGGAGAGGCACCTACGACGGCCCGTCCCGCCTGCCTGTGCACAGCATCATCGCCAGCATGG TAGCCATGGACCTGCAAAACACGGAGTGCCGCCCCGCTAACAGCAGCAAGCTGACGTTGCCGGCAGAGAACGGCTCGAGCAACCGCCGGCCCAGCATCGCGCCCGTCCTCGAGCTGGCCGACACCTCATCCCTGCTGCCCTGCGACCTGCTCAGCGACCAGTCGGAAGACGAAATGACGCAGTCGGACGAGGAGGGCTCGGCCGTTGTGGA GTACGTGAAGGGCTACCCACCGAACTCCCCCTACATTGGGAGCTCCCCGACTCTGTGCCACCTTTTACCGGAGAAAGCCCCTTTCTGCTGCCTGAGGCTGGACAAG GGCTGCAAGCACAACAGCTTTGAAGACGCCAAAGCCTACGGGTTTAAGAACAAACTGATTATCGTTTCGGCGGAGACGGCTGGGAACGGACTGTATAACTTCATCGTCCCCCTTCGTGCGTACTATCGGTCCCGCAAAGAGTTGAATCCAATTGTGTTGCTGCTGGACAACAA GCCCGAGCACCACTTTCTGGAAGCCATCTGTTGTTTCCCCATGGTTTACTACATGGAGGGCACGATCGACAA CCTGGACAGCTTGCTGCAGTGCGGCATCATCTACGCCGACAACCTGGTGGTTGTGGACAAGGAGAGCACGATGAGCGCTGAGGAGGACTACATGGCGGATGCAAAGACGATTGTCAATGTCCAGACCATGTTCAG GCTCTTCCCCAGCCTCAGCATTATCACGGAGCTGACCCACCCCTCCAACATGAGGTTCATGCAGTTCAGAGCAAAGGACAGTTACTCTCTTGCCCTTTCCAAGCTAGAAAAG AAAGAGCGAGAGAATggctccaacctggccttcatgTTCCGGCTGCCCTTCGCGGCCGGGAGGGTCTTCAGCATCAGCATGCTGGACACGCTGCTCTACCAG TCGTTCGTGAAGGACTACATGATCACCATCACGCGGTTGCTGCTGGGCCTCGACACCACGCCGGGCTCCGGCTACCTCTGTGCG ATGAAGATCACTGAAGATGACCTGTGGATCCGGACGTACGGCCGCCTCTTCCAGAagctctgctcctccagtgcGGAGATTCCCATTGGGATTTACAGGACAGAGTCGCACATGTTCGCAACCTCTGAG CCCCACGACATCCGAGCGCAG ATCTCAATCAATGTTGAGGACTGCGAGGACACGAAGGATGTCAAGGAGCACTGGGGCATCAAGACCAGCCACCACAGGAACTCGTGCTCCAGCGACCAGTCCGAGCACCCGCTGCTGCGGCGCAAGAGCATGCAGTGGGCTCGCCGCCTGAGCAGGAAGGGCAACAAGCACTCCAGCAAGACGGCCGAGTGGATCAGCCAGCAGCGCCTCAGCCTCTACCGGCGCTCCGAGAGGCAGGAGCTTTCCGAGCTGGTCAAAAACCGTATGAAGCACCTGGGCTTGCCCACGACCGGGTACG ACGAGATGAATGACCACCAGAACACGTTGTCCTACGTCCTGATCAATCCCCCCCCGGACACGCGGCTGGAGCTCAACGACATCGT GTACCTGATCCGCTCCGACCCGCTGGCCCACGTGGCCAATGATGGCCACAGTCGCAAGAGCAGCTGCAGCAACAAGCTGGGCCCCTGCAACCCTGAAACACGCGACGAGACCCAGCTGTGA
- the KCNT1 gene encoding potassium channel subfamily T member 1 isoform X5 gives MPFSGEERSLQGIYKPAGPAEGRAAGGAAVCTECYTNRSFVYDDGSAHRLSSPSGCGGGDGGGSRKSGVILDIAALKMTELESEVLPLPPRYRFRDLLLGDQSFQSDDRVQVEFYVNENTFKERLKLFFIKNQRSSLRIRLFNFSLKLLTCLLYIVRVLLDNPEEGIGCWECEKQNYTTFNQSTKINWSHIFWVDRKMPLWAVQVSIALISFLETMLLIYLSYKGNIWEQIFRISFILEMINTVPFIITIFWPPLRNLFIPVFLNCWLAKYALENMINDLHRAIQRTQSAMFNQVLILICTLLCLVFTGTCGIQHLERAGEKLSLFKSFYFCIVTFSTVGYGDVTPKIWPSQLLVVIMICVALVVLPLQFEELVYLWMERQKSGGNYSRHRAQTEKHVVLCVSSLKIDLLMDFLNEFYAHPRLQDYYVVILCPTEMDIQVRRVLQIPLWSQRVIYLQGSALKDQDLMRAKMDNGEACFILSSRNEVDRTAADHQTILRAWAVKDFAPNCPLYVQILKPENKFHVKFADHVVCEEECKYAMLALNCVCPATSTLITLLVHTSRGQEGQESPEQWQRMYGRCSGNEVYHIRMGDSKFFMEYEGKSFTYAAFHAHKKYGVCLIGIRREENKSILLNPGPRHIMAASDTCFYINITKEENSAFIFKQEEKQKKKGFAGRGTYDGPSRLPVHSIIASMVAMDLQNTECRPANSSKLTLPAENGSSNRRPSIAPVLELADTSSLLPCDLLSDQSEDEMTQSDEEGSAVVEYVKGYPPNSPYIGSSPTLCHLLPEKAPFCCLRLDKGCKHNSFEDAKAYGFKNKLIIVSAETAGNGLYNFIVPLRAYYRSRKELNPIVLLLDNKPEHHFLEAICCFPMVYYMEGTIDNLDSLLQCGIIYADNLVVVDKESTMSAEEDYMADAKTIVNVQTMFRLFPSLSIITELTHPSNMRFMQFRAKDSYSLALSKLEKKERENGSNLAFMFRLPFAAGRVFSISMLDTLLYQSFVKDYMITITRLLLGLDTTPGSGYLCAMKITEDDLWIRTYGRLFQKLCSSSAEIPIGIYRTESHMFATSEPHDIRAQDCEDTKDVKEHWGIKTSHHRNSCSSDQSEHPLLRRKSMQWARRLSRKGNKHSSKTAEWISQQRLSLYRRSERQELSELVKNRMKHLGLPTTGYEDVANLTASDVMNRVNLGYLQDEMNDHQNTLSYVLINPPPDTRLELNDIVYLIRSDPLAHVANDGHSRKSSCSNKLGPCNPETRDETQL, from the exons GGTGCAGGTCGAGTTCTACGTGAATGAAAACACCTTCAAGGAGCGTCTGAAGCTCTTCTTCATCAAAAACCAGCGATCGA GCCTGAGGATCCGGCTCTTCAACTTCTCGCTGAAGCTGCTCACCTGCCTCCTGTACATCGTCCGCGTCCTGCTGGACAACCCGGAGGAGGGCATAGGCTG CTGGGAATGCGAAAAGCAGAATTACACCACGTTCAACCAGTCCACGAAGATAAACTG gtCACACATCTTCTGGGTGGATAGAAAAATGCCGCTGTGGGCTGTGCAG GTCAGCATAGCTTTAATCAGCTTTCTGGAGACCATGCTGCTCATCTATCTCAGCTACAAG GGGAACATCTGGGAACAGATCTTTCGCATTTCATTCATCCTTGAGATGATCAACACGGTGCCATTTATTATCACG ATATTCTGGCCTCCTTTGCGGAATTTGTTCATCCCCGTGTTTCTGAACTGCTGGCTTGCCAAGTACGCCCTGGAGAACATGATT aACGACCTGCACCGAGCCATACAAAGGACCCAGTCTGCGATGTTTAACCAGGTGCTCATTCTGATCTGCACCCTCTTGTGTCTCGTTTTCACGGG GACCTGTGGCATCCAGCACTTAGAAAGAGCAGGTGAGAAGCTCTCCCTCTTCAAGTCCTTCTATTTCTGCATCGTCACTTTTTCCACCGTGGGCTACGGAGACGTGACACCAAAGATCTGGCCTTCCCAGCTCCTCGTCGTGATAATGATTTGCGTCGCCCTGGTTGTGCTGCCGCTGCAG TTTGAGGAGCTCGTCTACCTGTGGATGGAGCGGCAGAAGTCGGGGGGCAATTACAGCCGTCACCGTGCCCAGACAGAGAAACACGTTGTCCTTTGTGTCAGCTCCCTCAAGATTGATCTCCTCATGGACTTCCTCAATGAGTTTTACGCCCACCCGCGCCTGCAG GATTACTACGTGGTGATACTTTGCCCGACAGAGATGGACATCCAGGTGCGGCGGGTCCTGCAGATCCCTCTGTGGTCGCAGCGAGTGATCTACCTCCAGGGCTCTGCGCTGAAGGACCAGGACCTCATGAGAGCCAA GATGGACAACGGAGAAGCCTGCTTCATTCTCAGCAGCCGGAACGAGGTGGACCGCACCGCGGCG GACCACCAGACCATCCTGAGAGCCTGGGCTGTGAAAGATTTTGCTCCAAACTGTCCTCTCTACGTTCAGATCCTAAAGCCTGAAAACAAGTTTCACGTGAAGTTCGCCG ATCACGTCGTCTGCGAAGAGGAGTGCAAATACGCCATGCTGGCGTTGAACTGCGTCTGCCCCGCCACCTCCACCCTCATCACGCTGCTGGTGCACACCTCCCGCGGCCA gGAGGGCCAGGAGTCGCCGGAGCAGTGGCAGCGGATGTACGGGCGCTGCTCGGGcaatgaggtctaccacatccgGATGGGCGACAGCAAGTTCTTCATGGAGTACGAGGGGAAGAGCTTCACCTACGCCGCCTTCCACGCGCACAAGAA GTACGGCGTCTGCCTGATCGGCATCCGGAGGGAGGAGAACAAGAGCATCCTGCTGAACCCTGGCCCGCGGCACATCATGGCAGCGTCCGACACCTGCTTCTACATCAACATCACCAAGGAGGAGAACTCCGCCTTCATCTtcaagcaggaggagaagcagaagaagaAGGGCTTTGCGGGGAGAGGCACCTACGACGGCCCGTCCCGCCTGCCTGTGCACAGCATCATCGCCAGCATGG TAGCCATGGACCTGCAAAACACGGAGTGCCGCCCCGCTAACAGCAGCAAGCTGACGTTGCCGGCAGAGAACGGCTCGAGCAACCGCCGGCCCAGCATCGCGCCCGTCCTCGAGCTGGCCGACACCTCATCCCTGCTGCCCTGCGACCTGCTCAGCGACCAGTCGGAAGACGAAATGACGCAGTCGGACGAGGAGGGCTCGGCCGTTGTGGA GTACGTGAAGGGCTACCCACCGAACTCCCCCTACATTGGGAGCTCCCCGACTCTGTGCCACCTTTTACCGGAGAAAGCCCCTTTCTGCTGCCTGAGGCTGGACAAG GGCTGCAAGCACAACAGCTTTGAAGACGCCAAAGCCTACGGGTTTAAGAACAAACTGATTATCGTTTCGGCGGAGACGGCTGGGAACGGACTGTATAACTTCATCGTCCCCCTTCGTGCGTACTATCGGTCCCGCAAAGAGTTGAATCCAATTGTGTTGCTGCTGGACAACAA GCCCGAGCACCACTTTCTGGAAGCCATCTGTTGTTTCCCCATGGTTTACTACATGGAGGGCACGATCGACAA CCTGGACAGCTTGCTGCAGTGCGGCATCATCTACGCCGACAACCTGGTGGTTGTGGACAAGGAGAGCACGATGAGCGCTGAGGAGGACTACATGGCGGATGCAAAGACGATTGTCAATGTCCAGACCATGTTCAG GCTCTTCCCCAGCCTCAGCATTATCACGGAGCTGACCCACCCCTCCAACATGAGGTTCATGCAGTTCAGAGCAAAGGACAGTTACTCTCTTGCCCTTTCCAAGCTAGAAAAG AAAGAGCGAGAGAATggctccaacctggccttcatgTTCCGGCTGCCCTTCGCGGCCGGGAGGGTCTTCAGCATCAGCATGCTGGACACGCTGCTCTACCAG TCGTTCGTGAAGGACTACATGATCACCATCACGCGGTTGCTGCTGGGCCTCGACACCACGCCGGGCTCCGGCTACCTCTGTGCG ATGAAGATCACTGAAGATGACCTGTGGATCCGGACGTACGGCCGCCTCTTCCAGAagctctgctcctccagtgcGGAGATTCCCATTGGGATTTACAGGACAGAGTCGCACATGTTCGCAACCTCTGAG CCCCACGACATCCGAGCGCAG GACTGCGAGGACACGAAGGATGTCAAGGAGCACTGGGGCATCAAGACCAGCCACCACAGGAACTCGTGCTCCAGCGACCAGTCCGAGCACCCGCTGCTGCGGCGCAAGAGCATGCAGTGGGCTCGCCGCCTGAGCAGGAAGGGCAACAAGCACTCCAGCAAGACGGCCGAGTGGATCAGCCAGCAGCGCCTCAGCCTCTACCGGCGCTCCGAGAGGCAGGAGCTTTCCGAGCTGGTCAAAAACCGTATGAAGCACCTGGGCTTGCCCACGACCGGGTACG AGGATGTAGCAAATTTAACAGCCAGTGATGTGATGAATCGGGTAAACCTGGGATATTTGCAAG ACGAGATGAATGACCACCAGAACACGTTGTCCTACGTCCTGATCAATCCCCCCCCGGACACGCGGCTGGAGCTCAACGACATCGT GTACCTGATCCGCTCCGACCCGCTGGCCCACGTGGCCAATGATGGCCACAGTCGCAAGAGCAGCTGCAGCAACAAGCTGGGCCCCTGCAACCCTGAAACACGCGACGAGACCCAGCTGTGA
- the KCNT1 gene encoding potassium channel subfamily T member 1 isoform X17, translating to MTELESEVLPLPPRYRFRDLLLGDQSFQSDDRVQVEFYVNENTFKERLKLFFIKNQRSSLRIRLFNFSLKLLTCLLYIVRVLLDNPEEGIGCWECEKQNYTTFNQSTKINWSHIFWVDRKMPLWAVQVSIALISFLETMLLIYLSYKGNIWEQIFRISFILEMINTVPFIITIFWPPLRNLFIPVFLNCWLAKYALENMINDLHRAIQRTQSAMFNQVLILICTLLCLVFTGTCGIQHLERAGEKLSLFKSFYFCIVTFSTVGYGDVTPKIWPSQLLVVIMICVALVVLPLQFEELVYLWMERQKSGGNYSRHRAQTEKHVVLCVSSLKIDLLMDFLNEFYAHPRLQDYYVVILCPTEMDIQVRRVLQIPLWSQRVIYLQGSALKDQDLMRAKMDNGEACFILSSRNEVDRTAADHQTILRAWAVKDFAPNCPLYVQILKPENKFHVKFADHVVCEEECKYAMLALNCVCPATSTLITLLVHTSRGQEGQESPEQWQRMYGRCSGNEVYHIRMGDSKFFMEYEGKSFTYAAFHAHKKYGVCLIGIRREENKSILLNPGPRHIMAASDTCFYINITKEENSAFIFKQEEKQKKKGFAGRGTYDGPSRLPVHSIIASMGTVAMDLQNTECRPANSSKLTLPAENGSSNRRPSIAPVLELADTSSLLPCDLLSDQSEDEMTQSDEEGSAVVEYVKGYPPNSPYIGSSPTLCHLLPEKAPFCCLRLDKGCKHNSFEDAKAYGFKNKLIIVSAETAGNGLYNFIVPLRAYYRSRKELNPIVLLLDNKPEHHFLEAICCFPMVYYMEGTIDNLDSLLQCGIIYADNLVVVDKESTMSAEEDYMADAKTIVNVQTMFRLFPSLSIITELTHPSNMRFMQFRAKDSYSLALSKLEKKERENGSNLAFMFRLPFAAGRVFSISMLDTLLYQSFVKDYMITITRLLLGLDTTPGSGYLCAMKITEDDLWIRTYGRLFQKLCSSSAEIPIGIYRTESHMFATSEPHDIRAQSQISINVEDCEDTKDVKEHWGIKTSHHRNSCSSDQSEHPLLRRKSMQWARRLSRKGNKHSSKTAEWISQQRLSLYRRSERQELSELVKNRMKHLGLPTTGYEDVANLTASDVMNRVNLGYLQDEMNDHQNTLSYVLINPPPDTRLELNDIVYLIRSDPLAHVANDGHSRKSSCSNKLGPCNPETRDETQL from the exons GGTGCAGGTCGAGTTCTACGTGAATGAAAACACCTTCAAGGAGCGTCTGAAGCTCTTCTTCATCAAAAACCAGCGATCGA GCCTGAGGATCCGGCTCTTCAACTTCTCGCTGAAGCTGCTCACCTGCCTCCTGTACATCGTCCGCGTCCTGCTGGACAACCCGGAGGAGGGCATAGGCTG CTGGGAATGCGAAAAGCAGAATTACACCACGTTCAACCAGTCCACGAAGATAAACTG gtCACACATCTTCTGGGTGGATAGAAAAATGCCGCTGTGGGCTGTGCAG GTCAGCATAGCTTTAATCAGCTTTCTGGAGACCATGCTGCTCATCTATCTCAGCTACAAG GGGAACATCTGGGAACAGATCTTTCGCATTTCATTCATCCTTGAGATGATCAACACGGTGCCATTTATTATCACG ATATTCTGGCCTCCTTTGCGGAATTTGTTCATCCCCGTGTTTCTGAACTGCTGGCTTGCCAAGTACGCCCTGGAGAACATGATT aACGACCTGCACCGAGCCATACAAAGGACCCAGTCTGCGATGTTTAACCAGGTGCTCATTCTGATCTGCACCCTCTTGTGTCTCGTTTTCACGGG GACCTGTGGCATCCAGCACTTAGAAAGAGCAGGTGAGAAGCTCTCCCTCTTCAAGTCCTTCTATTTCTGCATCGTCACTTTTTCCACCGTGGGCTACGGAGACGTGACACCAAAGATCTGGCCTTCCCAGCTCCTCGTCGTGATAATGATTTGCGTCGCCCTGGTTGTGCTGCCGCTGCAG TTTGAGGAGCTCGTCTACCTGTGGATGGAGCGGCAGAAGTCGGGGGGCAATTACAGCCGTCACCGTGCCCAGACAGAGAAACACGTTGTCCTTTGTGTCAGCTCCCTCAAGATTGATCTCCTCATGGACTTCCTCAATGAGTTTTACGCCCACCCGCGCCTGCAG GATTACTACGTGGTGATACTTTGCCCGACAGAGATGGACATCCAGGTGCGGCGGGTCCTGCAGATCCCTCTGTGGTCGCAGCGAGTGATCTACCTCCAGGGCTCTGCGCTGAAGGACCAGGACCTCATGAGAGCCAA GATGGACAACGGAGAAGCCTGCTTCATTCTCAGCAGCCGGAACGAGGTGGACCGCACCGCGGCG GACCACCAGACCATCCTGAGAGCCTGGGCTGTGAAAGATTTTGCTCCAAACTGTCCTCTCTACGTTCAGATCCTAAAGCCTGAAAACAAGTTTCACGTGAAGTTCGCCG ATCACGTCGTCTGCGAAGAGGAGTGCAAATACGCCATGCTGGCGTTGAACTGCGTCTGCCCCGCCACCTCCACCCTCATCACGCTGCTGGTGCACACCTCCCGCGGCCA gGAGGGCCAGGAGTCGCCGGAGCAGTGGCAGCGGATGTACGGGCGCTGCTCGGGcaatgaggtctaccacatccgGATGGGCGACAGCAAGTTCTTCATGGAGTACGAGGGGAAGAGCTTCACCTACGCCGCCTTCCACGCGCACAAGAA GTACGGCGTCTGCCTGATCGGCATCCGGAGGGAGGAGAACAAGAGCATCCTGCTGAACCCTGGCCCGCGGCACATCATGGCAGCGTCCGACACCTGCTTCTACATCAACATCACCAAGGAGGAGAACTCCGCCTTCATCTtcaagcaggaggagaagcagaagaagaAGGGCTTTGCGGGGAGAGGCACCTACGACGGCCCGTCCCGCCTGCCTGTGCACAGCATCATCGCCAGCATGG GTACAGTAGCCATGGACCTGCAAAACACGGAGTGCCGCCCCGCTAACAGCAGCAAGCTGACGTTGCCGGCAGAGAACGGCTCGAGCAACCGCCGGCCCAGCATCGCGCCCGTCCTCGAGCTGGCCGACACCTCATCCCTGCTGCCCTGCGACCTGCTCAGCGACCAGTCGGAAGACGAAATGACGCAGTCGGACGAGGAGGGCTCGGCCGTTGTGGA GTACGTGAAGGGCTACCCACCGAACTCCCCCTACATTGGGAGCTCCCCGACTCTGTGCCACCTTTTACCGGAGAAAGCCCCTTTCTGCTGCCTGAGGCTGGACAAG GGCTGCAAGCACAACAGCTTTGAAGACGCCAAAGCCTACGGGTTTAAGAACAAACTGATTATCGTTTCGGCGGAGACGGCTGGGAACGGACTGTATAACTTCATCGTCCCCCTTCGTGCGTACTATCGGTCCCGCAAAGAGTTGAATCCAATTGTGTTGCTGCTGGACAACAA GCCCGAGCACCACTTTCTGGAAGCCATCTGTTGTTTCCCCATGGTTTACTACATGGAGGGCACGATCGACAA CCTGGACAGCTTGCTGCAGTGCGGCATCATCTACGCCGACAACCTGGTGGTTGTGGACAAGGAGAGCACGATGAGCGCTGAGGAGGACTACATGGCGGATGCAAAGACGATTGTCAATGTCCAGACCATGTTCAG GCTCTTCCCCAGCCTCAGCATTATCACGGAGCTGACCCACCCCTCCAACATGAGGTTCATGCAGTTCAGAGCAAAGGACAGTTACTCTCTTGCCCTTTCCAAGCTAGAAAAG AAAGAGCGAGAGAATggctccaacctggccttcatgTTCCGGCTGCCCTTCGCGGCCGGGAGGGTCTTCAGCATCAGCATGCTGGACACGCTGCTCTACCAG TCGTTCGTGAAGGACTACATGATCACCATCACGCGGTTGCTGCTGGGCCTCGACACCACGCCGGGCTCCGGCTACCTCTGTGCG ATGAAGATCACTGAAGATGACCTGTGGATCCGGACGTACGGCCGCCTCTTCCAGAagctctgctcctccagtgcGGAGATTCCCATTGGGATTTACAGGACAGAGTCGCACATGTTCGCAACCTCTGAG CCCCACGACATCCGAGCGCAG TCACAGATCTCAATCAATGTTGAGGACTGCGAGGACACGAAGGATGTCAAGGAGCACTGGGGCATCAAGACCAGCCACCACAGGAACTCGTGCTCCAGCGACCAGTCCGAGCACCCGCTGCTGCGGCGCAAGAGCATGCAGTGGGCTCGCCGCCTGAGCAGGAAGGGCAACAAGCACTCCAGCAAGACGGCCGAGTGGATCAGCCAGCAGCGCCTCAGCCTCTACCGGCGCTCCGAGAGGCAGGAGCTTTCCGAGCTGGTCAAAAACCGTATGAAGCACCTGGGCTTGCCCACGACCGGGTACG AGGATGTAGCAAATTTAACAGCCAGTGATGTGATGAATCGGGTAAACCTGGGATATTTGCAAG ACGAGATGAATGACCACCAGAACACGTTGTCCTACGTCCTGATCAATCCCCCCCCGGACACGCGGCTGGAGCTCAACGACATCGT GTACCTGATCCGCTCCGACCCGCTGGCCCACGTGGCCAATGATGGCCACAGTCGCAAGAGCAGCTGCAGCAACAAGCTGGGCCCCTGCAACCCTGAAACACGCGACGAGACCCAGCTGTGA